TTAATGTGCCTTTTGAAAACATACATGAAATTAAGCCCGGTAATGCACTTATAATTAAAAAAAGTGGTGAAATATATCATGAAGAAATTAATAAACCGGAAGTTAAAAGAGCTTGTTCTTTTGAAAGGATTTATTTTTCAAGAGGTAGTGATAAGGATATTTATAAGGAACGAAAAAAATTAGGTGAACTGTTAGTTCCAAAAATTCTAAAAAATATAAATTACGATATTCAAAATACGGTTTTTTCATTTATTCCAAATACTGCCGAAACAGCATTTTATGGTATGATAGATGGAATAGAAAATTATATAAATGATATTAAAAAGAAAGAAATCATAAAAATAAAAAATGATTTTACAGAAGAAAAACTAGATAAAATTATTTCTTTAAAAGCAAGAATTGAAAAAATTGCTATTAAAGATGTTAAGTTAAGAACGTTTATTTCAGGTGATGAAGGAAGAAATGATTTAGTCGAACATGTTTACGATATAACATATGGAACAGTAAGAAAAGATATTGACACCCTTGTAATTATTGACGATTCAATAGTTCGCGGAACTACATTAAAACAAAGCATATTAAAAATATTAGACAGATTATGCCCTAAGCGAATAATTGTTGTTTCCTCATCCCCGCAAATAAGATATCCCGATTGTTATGGAATAGATATGGCAAAATTAAGTGATTTTATTGCCTTTAATGCTGCCATTGAATTACTTAAAGAATCAGGCTTAAGTAATATTATTAACGATGTTTATAACAAATCAAAAAATCAACAAAATCAACCTAAAGAAGAAATAATCAACTATGTAAAAGAAATTTACAAACCATTTTCGGCAGAACAAATTTCAAATAAAATTGCTGAAAGTTTAAAAAATAATAATATTAAAGCAGAAGTTGATATTATTTATCAATCAATTGAAGATTTACATATTGCTTGTCCTGATAATACAGGCGATTGGTATTTTACCGGTGATTATCCAACATCCGGCGGGAATAAAGTTGTTAATAATTCGTTTATAAATTATATTGAAGGTAAAAATGTAAGGGCATATTAATTTGTGTCTCTAAGAAAACCCTAAATAACTTGACATTTCAGTGATTCAACAAAAATCATAAATATTAAATATTCAATAGTGAAATTAAAATTTTTAATATTCTTTTTTATAATTATTAAAATAACAAATGCCCAAACAGAATTAGGTGTTAAAATTGGCGGAGGTTCTTCTTCTGTTGATTTTCGTCCTAAAATTGAACAACAAAACATAAATACTTTTACTACAGGCTTAGTTTTTAAACATATAAATAAACCAATAGTTGGCATTCAATTAGAACTCAATTATATACAAAAAGGATGGAAAGAAATAATTGACACATTACACTTTTATAAAAGATCTGTTAATTATATAGAATTTCCGGTTCTAACACATTTTCATATCGGTAAAAATAAGTTGGGCTTTTTTATAAATATTGGCCCTGATTTTGCTTATCACATAAAAAGTAAAGGAGATGAATATACAAAAAGCCAATATTCAAGAGAATATTTTTACAAGGATATAAAAAAATTTGAATATAGTCTTGTTTTTGATTTGGGATTTAAATTAAAGACAAATGTAGGTTGTTTTCAGCTTGAGGGAAGATACATACAAGCTTTAACAAATTTTCTTGATTCTGAAATAATTACTGATTCACGAAATAAATTTATCGGGGTTTCTTTGGTATATTTATATCAAATTAAATCTTACACTAATTAGTGTCTGTCCATAAAGTCAAACATTTTTTTTTAATTAAAGCACCAAATAACAA
The genomic region above belongs to Bacteroidales bacterium and contains:
- a CDS encoding amidophosphoribosyltransferase, with product MSDQIKHKCGIALIRLLKPLDYYKLRYGTWMYGIHKLYLLMEKQRNRGQDGAGVASLKFDVEPGKKYIHCYRSNSSTPIIDVLKKIKSNFKKIEEKYPDLINDTNWSKNNLPFASEILLGHLRYGTFGKNDIENVHPVLRQNNWKSKNLVLAGNFNLTNVDELFNILLELGQHPKDYSDTVTIIEKIGHFLDEENQKLFNDYKKQGINHRDISNLIAKNLDLKKILHESSKRWDGGYVIAGLIGHGDIFILRDPIGIRPAYYYVNDEIAVATSERPAIQTVFNVPFENIHEIKPGNALIIKKSGEIYHEEINKPEVKRACSFERIYFSRGSDKDIYKERKKLGELLVPKILKNINYDIQNTVFSFIPNTAETAFYGMIDGIENYINDIKKKEIIKIKNDFTEEKLDKIISLKARIEKIAIKDVKLRTFISGDEGRNDLVEHVYDITYGTVRKDIDTLVIIDDSIVRGTTLKQSILKILDRLCPKRIIVVSSSPQIRYPDCYGIDMAKLSDFIAFNAAIELLKESGLSNIINDVYNKSKNQQNQPKEEIINYVKEIYKPFSAEQISNKIAESLKNNNIKAEVDIIYQSIEDLHIACPDNTGDWYFTGDYPTSGGNKVVNNSFINYIEGKNVRAY
- a CDS encoding PorT family protein, translating into MKLKFLIFFFIIIKITNAQTELGVKIGGGSSSVDFRPKIEQQNINTFTTGLVFKHINKPIVGIQLELNYIQKGWKEIIDTLHFYKRSVNYIEFPVLTHFHIGKNKLGFFINIGPDFAYHIKSKGDEYTKSQYSREYFYKDIKKFEYSLVFDLGFKLKTNVGCFQLEGRYIQALTNFLDSEIITDSRNKFIGVSLVYLYQIKSYTN